From Desulfuromonadales bacterium, the proteins below share one genomic window:
- the gatB gene encoding Asp-tRNA(Asn)/Glu-tRNA(Gln) amidotransferase subunit GatB, with protein MKSKYETVIGLEVHVQLTTATKIFCGCSTAFGSAPNSQTCPVCLGLPGALPVLNRKVVEFAIKTGLATGCSIAPRSVFARKNYFYPDLPKGYQISQFELPICEHGHLDIETEEGGAKTVGITRIHMEEDAGKLLHGETPDSAGASFVDLNRACTPLLEIVSEPDMRSADEAIAYLKKLHQIVVYLGVCDGNLEEGSFRCDANVSIRPWGQKAFGTRAELKNINSFRFIKQAIEYEVERQAEILDEGGRVIQETRLFDSVSGTTRSMRGKEEAHDYRYFPDPDLVPLVVSPEWVEKVRQELPELPAARLERFVREYGIPRYDAEVLTAERAMADYYDECVRLHGNGKTCSNWVMGEVTRALNESGLPIAGSPVTPVMLAGMLARIDDGTISGKIAKTVFDAMWKSGKAADAVIEEQGLRQVTDSGAIESIIDEIIAANMGQVEEYRAGKEKVFGFFVGQVMKASKGKANPAAVNELLKKKLQG; from the coding sequence ATGAAATCCAAATACGAAACCGTCATCGGCCTGGAGGTTCACGTCCAGCTGACCACCGCCACCAAGATCTTCTGCGGCTGCTCGACCGCCTTCGGCAGCGCGCCCAACAGCCAGACCTGCCCGGTCTGCCTGGGGCTGCCGGGGGCGCTGCCGGTACTCAACCGCAAGGTCGTGGAGTTCGCCATCAAGACCGGTCTGGCGACCGGCTGCAGCATCGCACCGCGTTCGGTCTTCGCCCGCAAGAACTACTTCTACCCGGATCTGCCGAAGGGATACCAGATTTCCCAGTTCGAGCTCCCCATCTGCGAGCACGGCCATCTGGATATCGAAACGGAAGAGGGCGGCGCGAAGACAGTCGGCATTACCCGCATCCATATGGAGGAGGACGCCGGCAAGCTGCTGCACGGCGAGACGCCAGACAGCGCCGGTGCCTCCTTTGTCGATCTGAACCGCGCCTGTACGCCGCTGCTGGAGATCGTCTCCGAGCCGGACATGCGCAGCGCCGATGAGGCGATTGCCTACCTGAAGAAGCTGCACCAGATCGTCGTCTACCTCGGCGTATGCGACGGCAACCTGGAAGAAGGCTCCTTCCGCTGCGACGCCAACGTCTCCATCCGCCCCTGGGGGCAGAAGGCGTTCGGAACCCGCGCCGAGCTGAAGAACATCAACTCCTTTCGCTTCATCAAGCAGGCGATCGAGTACGAGGTGGAGCGCCAGGCCGAGATCCTCGACGAAGGCGGGCGGGTGATCCAGGAGACGCGCCTCTTCGACAGCGTCAGCGGCACCACCCGCTCCATGCGCGGCAAGGAGGAGGCGCACGATTACCGCTACTTCCCCGATCCCGATCTCGTTCCCCTGGTCGTCTCCCCGGAATGGGTCGAAAAGGTGCGACAGGAACTCCCCGAACTGCCCGCCGCCAGGCTCGAGCGCTTCGTCCGCGAATACGGCATTCCCCGCTACGATGCCGAGGTGCTGACTGCCGAGCGGGCGATGGCAGACTACTACGACGAATGCGTCCGCCTGCACGGCAACGGCAAGACCTGCTCCAACTGGGTGATGGGGGAAGTGACCCGGGCGCTCAACGAATCGGGCCTTCCCATCGCCGGGAGCCCGGTGACCCCGGTCATGCTGGCCGGGATGCTGGCGCGCATCGATGACGGCACCATATCCGGCAAGATCGCCAAGACCGTTTTCGACGCGATGTGGAAGAGCGGCAAGGCAGCCGATGCCGTCATCGAGGAACAGGGCCTGCGGCAGGTGACCGATAGCGGCGCCATCGAGAGCATCATCGACGAGATCATCGCCGCCAATATGGGCCAGGTGGAGGAATACCGCGCCGGCAAGGAAAAGGTCTTCGGCTTCTTCGTCGGCCAGGTGATGAAGGCCTCGAAAGGCAAGGCGAATCCGGCGGCGGTGAATGAGTTGTTGAAGAAGAAATTGCAGGGATAA
- the gatA gene encoding Asp-tRNA(Asn)/Glu-tRNA(Gln) amidotransferase subunit GatA, with amino-acid sequence MELTELTIHELHARLVAGELTAVDLTRAYLARIAATDDKLNAFITICPEAALTAAEAADRRIADGRADLLTGIPLALKDIFCTEGVRTTCASRILEDFVPPYDGTTVSRLRERGAVLLGKLNMDEFAMGSSNENSAFGPVKNPWNPETVPGGSSGGSAAAVAARQAAGTLGTDTGGSIRQPAAHCGVVGLKPTYGRVSRYGVIAYASSLDQVGPLARDVEDCAILLQAVAGYDPLDSTSVDTPVPDYLATLRQGVKGLRIGLPREYFIEGLDPEVKAAVEAAIATFRQLGAETVEVGLPHTDYAVACYYLIATAEASSNLARYDGVRFGLRVEEGRGLIDMYMKSREAGFGAEVKRRIMLGTYALSSGYYDAYYLKAQKVRTLIRQDFLEAFTRVDVLLTPVAPTPAFRLGEKAGDPLQMYLSDIFTIPVNLAGTCGMSVPCGFSAAGLPIGLQLIGKPFGEADLLRAGWAFEQATAWHRRVAPI; translated from the coding sequence ATGGAACTGACCGAACTGACGATTCACGAACTGCATGCCAGGCTCGTCGCCGGCGAATTGACCGCGGTTGATCTGACCCGGGCCTACCTCGCGCGGATCGCCGCCACCGACGACAAGCTGAATGCCTTCATCACGATCTGCCCCGAGGCGGCCCTGACGGCAGCCGAGGCGGCGGACCGCCGGATTGCCGATGGCAGGGCCGACCTGCTGACCGGTATCCCCCTGGCGCTCAAGGACATCTTCTGCACCGAAGGGGTGCGCACCACCTGCGCCTCGAGGATTCTGGAAGACTTCGTTCCTCCCTACGACGGCACCACCGTCAGCCGTCTCAGGGAGCGCGGGGCGGTGCTCCTCGGCAAGCTCAACATGGACGAGTTCGCCATGGGCAGCTCCAACGAGAACTCCGCCTTCGGGCCGGTCAAAAATCCCTGGAATCCGGAGACGGTTCCCGGCGGCTCCTCGGGGGGGAGCGCTGCGGCCGTAGCGGCCCGGCAGGCGGCGGGGACCCTCGGTACCGACACCGGCGGTTCGATCCGCCAGCCGGCCGCCCACTGCGGGGTGGTCGGGCTGAAGCCGACCTACGGCCGGGTTTCCCGATACGGTGTCATCGCCTACGCTTCCTCTCTCGACCAGGTGGGCCCCCTGGCCCGCGACGTCGAGGACTGCGCCATCCTGCTGCAGGCGGTGGCCGGGTACGATCCCCTGGATTCGACCTCGGTCGACACGCCGGTTCCCGATTACTTGGCGACTTTGCGGCAGGGGGTGAAAGGGTTGCGCATCGGCCTGCCGCGGGAGTACTTCATCGAGGGGCTCGACCCCGAGGTGAAGGCCGCCGTGGAGGCGGCCATCGCCACCTTCCGGCAGCTGGGCGCCGAGACCGTCGAGGTCGGCCTGCCCCATACCGACTACGCAGTCGCCTGCTACTACCTGATCGCCACAGCCGAAGCCTCGAGCAACCTCGCCCGCTATGACGGGGTACGCTTCGGCCTGCGCGTCGAGGAGGGCAGGGGATTGATCGACATGTACATGAAGAGCCGGGAGGCCGGCTTCGGCGCCGAGGTCAAGCGGCGCATCATGCTTGGCACCTATGCCCTCTCCTCCGGCTACTACGACGCCTACTACCTCAAGGCGCAGAAGGTGCGCACCCTGATCCGCCAGGATTTCCTCGAGGCGTTCACCCGAGTCGACGTTCTGCTCACCCCGGTGGCGCCGACCCCGGCCTTCCGCCTTGGCGAGAAGGCGGGCGATCCGCTGCAGATGTACCTCTCGGACATCTTCACCATCCCGGTCAACCTGGCCGGAACCTGCGGCATGAGCGTCCCCTGCGGCTTCTCGGCGGCAGGCCTCCCCATCGGCCTGCAGTTGATCGGCAAGCCCTTCGGCGAGGCGGATCTTCTGCGGGCGGGCTGGGCTTTCGAGCAGGCGACGGCGTGGCATCGGCGCGTAGCGCCGATCTAG